The Meiothermus ruber DSM 1279 genome includes the window TCTCCAGCCGCAAGGCCTCGCGGTGCAGGCGGCTGAGCTGCTCTGGCCCCATCTGGCCCTGAAGTCCGGCGGCCTCGAGGCTGGCCCGGAAGGCCGAAAGCGGCGTGCGCAGCTCGTGCGCCGCGTAGGCCAGAAACTGCTGCTCCCGCTCGCGCTGATCCTTGAGCCGGTCGAGCAGGCTGGCAAAGGAGCGGGCCAGGCTGGCCACCTCGTCCTGGCCGGAGATCTGCGGTACCGGCTCCCCCTGCTCAAAGCGAGCCGCCGCTCGGGTGAGGCGCTCGAGGGGCCGCACCGCCAGCCCGGCCGCCCCGTAGGCCAGCCCTGCCGAGAGCAGGGCCAGCAGCAAAGCGATGGGAACAGCGACCTCTACAAAGCGCTCCAGGGTCTCGCGCAACAGCCACAGCGATTCGCTGAGCTGCACGCTCAAATCCCCCTGGCTCAGGGTGTATACTCGCAGCCCCCGCACCTCGCTGGGGCCCTGCCGACCCAGCATGCCTGCGTCGAAAGGTAGATCGGAGGTGAAGGTGCCGCCTTCCCAAATCTTTTGTAGCCCACGGTAAACCTGCGCTGACTGTACGCGGTTGTCCTGCGAAAGCGCGTCGGCCAGGCTGTCGGGTATGGGCTGGCCGCTAAGCGCTGCTTGCAATACTATGCTGGCCTGTAGCTTGAGCTCCCGGTCGAGGTCGGCCAGGCGGCTGCGCTCCAGGATCTGATAGGTCAGGAGCAGGCCCAGGCCCAGGCCCAGAAGGGTCAGGCTGAAGGTGATGAGCGCCAGACGCAGCCGAAGGTTCATAGGGTTGGAGGGTTTCTCGAGGTCGTGGTTGTTTGCATAAATCGCCGGATGGAGGTGCACAGGGGGCTGGAGGCCCGAACTATAGGTTCCATAGTACCCCTGACCAGAAGGCTAGGTCGGAGGGGTGAATCTGGGATGAAGAGCTGGAAGGGGCCTCAATTGTTTCAGACCCCCTTCATCTGCTGGGCGATGCTAGAGGGTATGAGGCCTTGGGTATGCTTACTGCCGTGGGCGTTGGGGCTGGTGCTGGCCCAGCCGAGCAGCCCGACGCCGCTTCCCCCGGTGCAGGCCATTCCGCCCGGCGAGATGCAGCCGCTGGCACCCGGTCAGCGGCCAGCGCCCACACTACCCCAGATCGTTCTCAACCCGCCCATCCGCTTCGTGGAGCGGATCGCCTGGGCCTCCAACGGTTTTGTGGAAGCGGCCGAGGCCCTGGTGCTGATTCCGGAGGCCTCCACCACCCCTAGCTTTATGCTCACCAAGGCCCAGCGGGTGGTGGCCGAGACCTTTGCGGCCCGGCCCTCCCTGAGCTATGTGGATGTCTCGATTTATAGCCGGAGGGAGTACGCGGGCTTTGGAGGCCCCTTGCCCCGTTTTACCGCTTCGGTCTCGCGGGCCAGGCTCAACGAGTTTTTGCGCCTGAACCTGAGCAACTTTTTGCAGTTTGACCACCTCTGGATCAAGCCGCAGGACGCTTTTTATGGCCCACCCGCGCCCGTAACCGACGAGCTCGAGCTCACCCCCCAGTTCCAGGGCACCCGGGCCCAGCTCCGCGCCCAGCAGCTCGAGCAGACCGTGGCCAGCCAGCAGGGCGGGGTGGTGGGCAACCGCCTTTTTCACGGCGACCCCAGGCAGCGCGTGGTGGCCCTGACCTTCGACGATGCGCCCCACCCCCTGTTCGAGCCGCTGCTCCTCGACACCCTGCGCCGGGCGGGTGTGCGGGCCACCTTCTTCTGCATTGGCCGCAACGCCGAGGCCTACCCCTACTTCGTACGGGATATGGTGCAGCAAGGGCACGAGGTCGCCAACCACACCTACCACCATGTCCGCCTCAACGGCCTCGACGAGGCCAGTGTGACCGCCGAGATCGTC containing:
- a CDS encoding sensor histidine kinase, whose protein sequence is MNLRLRLALITFSLTLLGLGLGLLLTYQILERSRLADLDRELKLQASIVLQAALSGQPIPDSLADALSQDNRVQSAQVYRGLQKIWEGGTFTSDLPFDAGMLGRQGPSEVRGLRVYTLSQGDLSVQLSESLWLLRETLERFVEVAVPIALLLALLSAGLAYGAAGLAVRPLERLTRAAARFEQGEPVPQISGQDEVASLARSFASLLDRLKDQREREQQFLAYAAHELRTPLSAFRASLEAAGLQGQMGPEQLSRLHREALRLETLAQNLLALSRAESGEVRGQPLDLADLVSEAFDRFQPLALERGLELGLEAQPAPVHADPRLLEQALNNLVHNALRYTSKGSVLLKSGLEEGWAWLEVADTGPGFHKDAHEGLGLRVARAVAQALDGELQIKQHQGSQVRLRLPQYRPHTGG
- a CDS encoding polysaccharide deacetylase family protein, which translates into the protein MRPWVCLLPWALGLVLAQPSSPTPLPPVQAIPPGEMQPLAPGQRPAPTLPQIVLNPPIRFVERIAWASNGFVEAAEALVLIPEASTTPSFMLTKAQRVVAETFAARPSLSYVDVSIYSRREYAGFGGPLPRFTASVSRARLNEFLRLNLSNFLQFDHLWIKPQDAFYGPPAPVTDELELTPQFQGTRAQLRAQQLEQTVASQQGGVVGNRLFHGDPRQRVVALTFDDAPHPLFEPLLLDTLRRAGVRATFFCIGRNAEAYPYFVRDMVQQGHEVANHTYHHVRLNGLDEASVTAEIVQANQVLQAITGKPIVYFRPPGGRFSPTVLEVMRRLNMTVVFWTDDPGDFDNIGQGPLEARLLRRLRPGGIVLLHDNVLQTIAVLPRFLALAGQQGYRLGTVGGLVQGVDRR